A section of the Pseudorasbora parva isolate DD20220531a chromosome 2, ASM2467924v1, whole genome shotgun sequence genome encodes:
- the LOC137050147 gene encoding interferon-induced very large GTPase 1-like, with product MMNYRARYIHVNIKEQDHTKQGDSDLSEDRSDIFEAISFSKEGASQSDRIHPMDVQMAMFHCADGFLKQLMVTKLSQCQYALPLLVPDPFTREIEFPLWTFREINKSWKKDNNDKIISQTQPIYKAQTPMVSFFRFGFVSSSKSQLMNSLINEKHNTFFHRNCPGSSRTRVLMDGVVEIAWFCPSGKNTDKFTDCVAFCNLHSDAGDHDKQLEILTKMASVNVILLPRLDRNDRSAEKIQNLFKITTPLICLFTEDESTVVKMKKGKFKIGLKDRNQSDVSDELRRAINDCLQESSSSFRLEDVSKHTGIRVDEEDDDDCRRGRAAAQQMMSLLEKKSLTEIKESFLPRQGKLWHQWCEKNKELHRPRGDDTEIDISRKRTDMNKIREQQHESDICEFIQLFIKEMNSNDKHEKMFFLKYLGILLDDYISADLSALHQKYNEKWSTVVKLKESHDKSEQLKTEQAELERISEDLQAASFGLEHIMREIGQIYESCSSVKKNKKNKKKKNKKDLNFNFSSLPSLAAEMMISGFPLELMDGDAAHVPLLWISAVLDQLIQKLGDQRVFVLSVLGLQSSGKSTMLNAMFGLQFAVSAGRCTRGAFMQLVKVSDEMKTWKNVNYILVVDTEVLHALERAERSTRHHDNELATFVVGLGNLTLINIFGENPSEMQDILQIVVQAFMRMKKVRLNPSCVFVHQNVSDITAGEKNMEGRRRLQKTLDEMTKLASKEEDSEAECFSDIIRFDVQNDVKYFAHLWEGSPPMAPPNPNYCENIQELKKSIMSHASISHGMILKDLKVRIKDLWEALLNERFVFSFRNSMETSFHRKLETKYSKWSWSLRSAMMETENKLHNQIENEAIHEVEETDLQRELKKTSEEVEKSMSEFFEKDKDKDILIQWKTSFKVQINYVKENVVRETKRKLNDFLQQRDMKKEIDAQRTNYENTLFKKSKELALELKDKAKDEETLKKEFDLFWEKSVKIISDTPPFRDIDIMRDVREILSDIYGSVSVDHQKESRDIFTVPSYSDYVKIKRDSGITGSVTNAYRSTQQKLGNILSKEDEAQIRSLVTDIAQHTDTMIMSSNISKTGYISCIQQLTGYIKARVTQYEEVSVQYVFKNEFFVDLVLSICKRAKTTITEQHRLFREANNPVIYIEKKREEYYSIFKRYLNGAASAAIFGEIICQKLKEPIEQSVHKKTARELADEMRSNCESLNGNRSKLEKHILKTLAELEDFDKYMNYINTPKKYFKSFIRDEVSRYINDKFSISVLPKMKENIKLLQQKIMKAAHESTEHVIENRDAGLWLKSFTQQLSDELIFSEKDLSGVKYDDVDDFHLLEDVIKKELPAVIFDVSDRFNTETFDKKLDLKFRPDEFLIDHLCQCCWVQCPFCAAICTNTIKNHYGDHSVPFHRVDGINGWHYDQTKKLCSDICTNLVVSDKTFLSKDVSFPYKEYRKAGGVYADWSITPDCSELPYWKWFVCRFKNDLEKLHKKQFDGRAIPDEWRKLTNQDAIESLNNYI from the coding sequence ATGATGAATTACAGAGCAAGATACATTCATGTTAATATTAAGGAACAGGATCATACAAAACAAGGAGACTCTGACCTATCTGAAGACAGAAGTGATATATTTGAAGCAATATCTTTCTCTAAAGAAGGAGCAAGTCAATCTGATCGAATCCACCCGATGGATGTTCAGATGGCCATGTTTCATTGTGCTGATGGTTTCCTGAAGCAGCTGATGGTCACTAAACTGTCCCAGTGTCAGTACGCTCTGCCTCTGCTCGTTCCTGATCCATTCACAAGAGAGATTGAGTTTCCTCTCTGGACATTCAGAGAAATCAACAAGAGTTGGAAGAAAGACAACAATGATAAAATCATCAGTCAAACCCAGCCGATCTATAAGGCACAGACTCCAATGGTGTCTTTCTTCCGGTTTGGCTTTGTGTCTTCATCCAAGTCTCAGCTGATGAACAGTCTGATCAATGAGAAACACAACACGTTCTTCCACAGGAACTGCCCAGGCAGCAGCAGAACCAGAGTCCTGATGGATGGGGTGGTGGAGATCGCCTGGTTCTGCCCCTCTGGGAAAAACACGGATAAATTCACTGACTGTGTTGCGTTCTGTAATCTACACAGTGATGCTGGAGACCACGATAAACAGCTGGAGATCCTCACTAAAATGGCCTCAGTCAATGTTATTCTTCTACCACGACTGGACAGGAATGACAGAAGTGCCGAAAAGATCCAGAACCTATTCAAAATCACAACACCGCTTATTTGTCTCTTTACTGAAGATGAATCTACTGTAGTGAAGATGAAGAAAGGGAAATTCAAGATTGGTCTGAAGGACAGAAATCAGTCAGATGTATCTGACGAACTCAGAAGAGCAATAAATGATTGTCTCCAAGAATCATCATCTTCTTTCAGACTTGAAGATGTGTCCAAACACACAGGCATCAGAGTAGAtgaggaagatgatgatgaCTGCAGGAGAGGAAGAGCAGCAGCACAGCAGATGATGAGTTTACTGGAGAAGAAAAGTCTGACAGAAATCAAAGAATCATTTCTGCCCCGTCAGGGGAAACTGTGGCATCAGTGGTGTGAGAAGAACAAAGAACTACATCGACCTCGAGGAGATGACACAGAAATAGACATCAGTAGAAAACGAACAGATATGAATAAAATTCGTGAACAGCAGCATGAATCTGACATATGTGAGTTTATTCAGCTCTTTATTAAAGAAATGAACTCAAACGATAAACATGAGAAGATGTTTTTTCTGAAATATCTTGGAATACTTCTTGATGATTATATCTCAGCTGATCTTTCTGCTTTACACCAAAAGTATAATGAAAAGTGGTCAACAGTTGTAAAACTGAAAGAGAGTCATGATAAATCTGAGCAGCTCAAGACTGAACAAGCTGAACTTGAGAGAATATCTGAGGATCTTCAAGCTGCATCCTTTGGTTTGGAGCACATCATGAGGGAGATCGGTCAGATCTATGAATCATGTTCATCTGTGAAGAAGAACAAGAAgaacaagaagaagaagaacaagaaAGACCTGAACTTTAACTTCTCATCTCTCCCAAGTCTTGCAGCAGAGATGATGATCTCTGGATTTCCACTGGAGCTGATGGATGGAGATGCTGCTCATGTTCCTCTGCTCTGGATCTCTGCTGTTCTAGATCAACTCATCCAGAAACTGGGAGACCAGAGAGTCTTTGTGCTGTCAGTTTTAGGGCTTCAGAGCTCTGGGAAATCCACCATGCTCAATGCCATGTTTGGACTCCAGTTTGCCGTCAGTGCTGGCAGGTGCACCAGAGGAGCTTTCATGCAGCTGGTCAAAGTGTCAGACGAGATGAAAACATGGAAGAACGTTAACTATATTCTGGTTGTGGATACTGAGGTGCTTCATGCTCTAGAACGGGCTGAAAGATCAACCAGACATCATGACAATGAATTAGCCACATTTGTTGTTGGTCTTGGAAATCTGACATTAATTAACATCTTTGGAGAAAACCCATCTGAGATGCAGGACATTCTTCAGATTGTTGTTCAGGCTTTTATGAGGATGAAGAAGGTCAGACTGAATCCcagctgtgtgtttgtgcatcAGAACGTTTCAGACATCACAGCTGGAGAGAAAAACATGGAGGGAAGGAGACGACTGCAGAAGACACTGGATGAGATGACAAAACTCGCTTCTAAAGAGGAAGACAGTGAAGCTGAATGTTTCAGTGATATTATTAGATTTGATGTTCAGAATGATGTGAAGTATTTTGCTCATCTCTGGGAGGGCAGCCCACCGATGGCTCCACCAAACCCAAACTATTGCGAGAATATTCAAGAACTAAAGAAATCGATTATGTCTCATGCCTCAATATCACATGGAATGATTCTGAAAGACTTAAAAGTTCGTATTAAAGATCTCTGGGAGGCTTTACTGAATGAGCGATTCGTCTTCAGCTTCAGAAATTCTATGGAGACTTCATTCCACAGGAAACTTGAGACAAAATACAGCAAGTGGTCCTGGAGTCTTCGCAGTGCCATGATGGAAACTGAGAACAAACTACACAACCAAATAGAAAATGAAGCAATTCATGAGGTTGAGGAAACTGATCTTCAAAGAGAACTGAAGAAGACAAGTGAAGAAGTGGAGAAATCAATGTCTGAATTCTTTGAGAAAGACAAAGATAAAGATATACTGATTCAGTGGAAAACATCATTTAAAGTCCAGATCAATTATGTTAAGGAAAACGTTGTGAGAGAAACAAAGAGGAAATTAAATGACTTTCTTCAGCAGCGAGACATGAAGAAAGAGATTGATGCTCAGAGgacaaattatgaaaacactCTCTTCAAGAAGAGCAAAGAACTTGCCTTAGAACTTAAAGACAAAGCAAAAGATGAAGAAACTCTGAAGAAAGAGTTTGATTTGTTTTGGGAAAAGAGCGTGAAGATCATCTCAGACACTCCTCCATTCAGAGACATTGACATAATGAGAGATGTGAGAGAGATCCTCAGTGACATCTATGGAAGTGTTTCTGTAGACCACCAGAAGGAGAGCAGGGATATCTTTACTGTGCCGAGTTATTCAGACTATGTAAAGATAAAGAGGGACAGTGGAATTACAGGATCTGTGACAAATGCCTACAGATCAACTCAGCAGAAGTTAGGTAACATTCTATCTAAAGAGGATGAAGCCCAAATAAGATCATTAGTCACAGATATTGCTCAGCATACAGACACAATGATCATGTCATCTAACATTTCTAAAACGGGCTACATCAGCTGCATTCAACAACTCACAGGTTACATCAAGGCAAGAGTAACACAATATGAGGAAGTGTCAGTGCAATATGTGTTCAAGAATGAATTCTTCGTGGATTTGGTTCTTTCCATCTGTAAGAGAGCAAAGACGACGATCACTGAGCAACACAGACTGTTCAGGGAAGCCAACAATCCTGTAATATATATTgagaagaagagagaagagtACTATAGTATTTTTAAAAGATATCTCAATGGAGCCGCTTCAGCTGCCATTTTTGGAGAGATCATCTGTCAGAAACTGAAAGAGCCCATTGAGCAGAGTGTCCACAAGAAGACTGCCAGAGAACTGGCTGATGAAATGAGATCAAACTGTGAATCACTGAATGGAAACAGATCAAAACTGGAGAAACACATCCTGAAGACACTGGCAGAACTGGAGGATTTTGACAAATACATGAACTACATAAACACCCCCAAAAAATACTTCAAGAGTTTCATCAGAGATGAAGTCAGTCGGTACATCAATGATAAGTTCAGCATCAGTGTTTTACCAAAGATGAAGGAGAACATTAAACTCCTGCAGCAGAAGATCATGAAAGCAGCTCATGAATCTACTGAACATGTTATAGAGAACAGAGATGCTGGACTGTGGTTGAAGAGTTTCACACAGCAGCTCTCAGATGAGCTGATCTTCTCTGAAAAAGACCTCAGTGGAGTGAAatatgatgatgttgatgatttcCACCTCCTAGAAGATGTGATAAAAAAGGAACTTCCTGCTGTAATTTTTGATGTCAGCGATAGATTTAACACAGAGACATTTGACAAAAAATTGGACCTCAAGTTCAGGCCAGATGAGTTTCTGATTGATCACTTGTGTCAGTGCTGTTGGGTTCAGTGTCCGTTCTGTGCAGCCATCTGTACCAACACCATAAAaaaccattatggagatcacaGCGTTCCTTTCCACAGAGTGGATGGAATTAATGGATGGCATTATGATCAAACAAAAAAGCTCTGTTCAGATATCTGCACAAATTTAGTGGTGAGTGATAAAACCTTTTTATCAAAGGATGTATCGTTTCCATACAAAGAATACAGAAAAGCAGGAGGAGTTTATGCAGACTGGAGCATCACCCCTGACTGCTCTGAGCTGCCGTACTGGAAGTGGTTTGTGTGCAGATTCAAGAACGATCTGGAAAAGCTCCATAAAAAACAATTTGATGGTAGAGCAATTCCAGATGAATGGAGAAAGCTCACAAATCAGGATGCTATTGAGAGTTtgaataattacatttaa